The stretch of DNA TCCTTGATTATGGAATTGACTGACATGCCAAGCTGTTCTGATGCGTTAGCGATCTTTGAGTGAACCTCCTCGTCTAGTCCCCTGACTAGTATGTCGCGGGTCAACGGAATTCTTCGCCTCCAGCTGAATATAAAATCGACATTGTATTGTATGATTGCATATTATGACTCCGCCCAGTTTGCCTTGCATACAGGACATGTGGCTCGCAGTCCTCCATACTTTGATTCCCAATATGGATTGATCTCTCTGTTACAAATGGGGCATTCTGCCTTTGCATGGTCTGCTTTGTTTGTGTGTAGGATTTTTTTGCCAAATTTTATTACTAGTTTTAGCTTTTCCATCAGATCATTGCTCTCTCTTTTTCTATCATGGTATTGATCTCCCAAAACATTTCCTCGTTTAACTCAAAGTATGGCGCCACAAAGTAATAGTCGCTGTATCCATGGCCACTGTTCTTTACCAAGTTGTTTTCTTCTAGGATTCTAAGGTGGAAGCGAATTGCCTTATAGTCCAACTCAAAATGATGTGCAAGCTGGTTTGCGTTTGCCAAATTATTTTTGAGATAAATCATTATCTTTCTGCGATTTGCTGCCCCACGGCTATCAGCAAAGAGATACCAGAACCTAGACTTGGTTTCTCTGTCTGCCTTTGTCTGTAGCAGTCGCATGTTTGCCATGAAAATGATATCATGCTAGCATAATATAAGTATTATGATAAATGATATCATGATATCATTTAGATTTGGTACAATCCTTAAATGCCAAACTCCGATCACTTTACCAATGCAAAACGTAAACCGATCTAAACAGATCAAGACAGTATCGGCACTAGTTTTCAGTGTTGCATTGTTGTTTTCGGGCTCTACACTAACAGCAAATGCTGCAGTGCAAGAACTCTTAGACACGTCAGTCCCACTTGATATTCCACTAATCATGGGATATGCAGATGGCAACGAAGTGTTCTATATTACAACAGAGGCATCACATGAGGAAGTAGCTGATCATCTAAGCGAGCTGACAGGATTTAGAGTAGTATACACACCAGCACTCAAAAACACGCCAGCAGATGCTCTTGCACAAATCTACGAGTTTACAAACGGAGTTGAGGGTCCAGGCCCAGCCGGATTCCAGCCAAACGTTGCAGATTCGCAGCCAGGAGACTCACAATATAGCCCTGCATGGTCTGTACTGCATGTGACTTGGACTGATGAAGCCAACGCAAGAGAGCTAACATCGGAAGATGAAATCATTGCAGCGCAACAGGCAGGCGAGCTGTCAATAGAGGAAACCGGAGTAATAGTGAATTGCCCATTCATTCAATGGGAGGGCGGTGCATTACCAATTCGAGAAAATCCAGAACTAGGTGACGACACTCCATATGGTGGTGGCCAAGTCCTAGAAATTGACACAGAAAACATGGTGGTAACATTTGTTGCACATAGGGGATTTGGACCGGACGGCTCTACAATTTACTATATTGCAACCGATGCATCATCGCCAGAGGTAGCAGAGATGCTAGGTGTCATACATGTTGAGAAAATAGGCAAGACCCTGGTGTCTTCTGCGGCATCTGATCTGTATGTTTTCACAAACGGCATTACAGGCACAGGCCCGGCAGGATTTCAGGCAAGCATAGGCTCAACTCAGGAAGGCGACGAGTTCTATTCTCCATTTTGGAGAATCCAGACGGTAACCTGGGTTGACACAGAATCTGCATCGTTTCTGACTACGACAGCAGAAATCACGGAGGCTGCATCAAATGAGAAGCTGACAACTGCGCTTGGCGGATTCATAGTCAACTGTCCGTTTGTAGAGGTAGTGCTAGATTCCATGGAAGATGCCATGGAAGATTCTGTCGATGGACCAGTACTGGCACCACTAAAGCAGATGGAAGAAGGCGTAGAGCCAAGCCAAGTTCAGTGCAACGAAGGCCTACAACTAATGCTCAAAAAATCTAACGGTAACGCAATCTGTGTATCTGAAGGAACTGCGGGAATTCTAATACAGCGCGGATACGCAACACAACCATAATCTCTTTTTTTTATAATGAAATATTCAGGCCTTGGATCTGCTTGATTATCCCGTCATGGTCAGAGTCCACTTCTAGTGAAAATATTAGCAGGCCGTCATCTAGGAATAATGTCACTAGTTTTACCCGTTCTTTTGCAGTAATCATCCAGTTTGTTTTGCCCAACGGGCCGTCAAACATTTCTTCGACTCCTGCCTTGATTGACGCCCAGTAATGCGCCATGTTGCCTAGCTCCGAGTCAAGCAGTGGCGCCTTGGTAGTGTTTCTTGCAAATGCGACTACCTTTTTGTCCTTGATTCTACCCACAAATCTGATGGATTCGTCAAGTGTTAGGATATGATTGCATATTTCCAGTGGACTGTACTGACGATTCAAGTTCTCCCCAAGCTGCAGCCTCAAAAAACTAGATTAAAGCTTTGCCATTAGATTCGAAAATCGAATCCGATTTTGCAAATTTTGTCTGATCTGCGATGTTTGTATGGAATTATTGTTAAGGATTCGATTCAAAACTGTAGGGGAAAAGGAACTGACTGAATAATTCAGCCTTGAACCGAATCAATACTGATTGTATTAAAAATTACTAAAGCGTTTTCCCAAATTAAACCCAGATCTGGAAAAATCATTAAATGCAAAATTTTGATTCTGTAGTACAATGAAAACAATTCTTGCATTTTTCTTGTCGGCTGCATTGATATCGATGATGATTAGCTCGCATGCAAGCGCAATGGAGGCAAAACCATCAGATGCAGAAAAAGTCATGAAAAAAATGACTGACAAGAAAATGGACGACAAAAAAGATACCAAAAAGAAGGAAATCAAAAAAAAGCCAGTCAAGAAAAAGACAACAGAAAAGATGACAGACAAAATGCCGGACAAAAAGAAAATGACAGACAAAAAGATGATGGACAAAAAAATGTCCGACCACAAAATGTCAGAAAAGCCAAAGATGATTGGCGGAGTCGACATCTCCATGGCATCCCCAATTCAGGGCTCAGCTGACGCCAAGCTAACCATAATAGAGTTTGGCGACTATCAATGTCCAAAATGCTATTCCTGGTTTACAAAGGAAAAGCCCACAATTGAGTCGCAATATATCGCGCCTGGCAAGGCAAACCTGATCTTCGTTGACCTGTCGTTTTTGGGCGCAGACTCGGATTCTGCGGTAATTGCATCATACTGCGCAGACGAGCAAGGAAAGTACTGGCAATACCACAACAAACTCTATTCCAGCCAGGGCGGGATCGGAAGCGGATGGGCAAGCACAGAAAACCTGAAGAAATTTGCCACGGATTTGGGACTGGATTCAACACAATTCAATTCCTGCCTAGACTCTGGTAAATACTCGGATAGAATCAAACACAATCTGTCTGTGGCGTCTTCTGCCGGTGCACAAGGCACTCCAACATTTCTAATTGTTGGCCCTAATGGTGAAACCGAGAAAATCTCTGGATCTCAGCCGGCATCCGTGTTTTCTGGCGTAATAGACAAGTATCTGAAATAATCAATTTTCTTTTTTTATTTTGTTGTAGATGAAATAGAATGATGCACCGCTAGCTACTACTCCTAGGCCCATCAGTATAACAAAGGGATCAAACTGAATGATTCCAAGAATCGGAGTTATGATTCCAAGTGCTGCTAATATCGGAAACTTGCCAATATTTCCTGGCGACTTGAACTGTCGATCCGCATTTGGTTCTTTGTAGCGCAGCCAAATCAGAGAGAGATTCACCAAGACAAAGACCATGATTATGGCAAAGACAGAAATGTTTGCAACTGTCCCAATATCTCCAACAAAAACAAATCCCGCAGACAGCGCTCCAATCAAAATCACCGCAACCCACGGCGTCTTTCTTTTTTGGTGAATTGCAGAAAATATTGTAGGCAGCGCCTTGTCCACTGATACGCCGTACAAAATTCTAGACCCTGATACCAGCATTATCAGAACTGTGTTTGTTGTGGCAAAAAGAGCTATGATCAAAATTCCAAAGCCCCACTCTTCCCCCAATGCCGTCTTTATCACATCGGACAGTGGTGCAAATGATGCGTCTAGTGCCTGCCAATCCAATACCCGTACGGCAGAGACTGAGACCAAAATGTACACTATGGCGGTAATGGATATTGCCAAAATTATGGCCCTGGGAAGAACTCTTCTTGGATTTTTTATCTCTTCTGCAATGTTTGCAATGTTTTCAAATCCGATATAGGCAAAAAACACGAGCGTAAATGCGGAAAATATTCCTGAAAATCCATACGGCATCTCAAAATAATCAATTTCTACTCCCGTGATGGTCATGCCTGCCCAAATTACAATGACAAGACCAGCTGCTTCTATTATGGTAAATACAATGTTCATCGATGAGGACTCGCGAATTCCAAAATAATTCACAAATGTCAGTATCCCAATAATTAGAACTGCTGCAAGAACAATTGGAATTTGGAATAATTGTGTAAAGTATCCCCCAAATCCTAGTGCGATTGCCGCGGCCGATATTACTGCAACAAACAGTGTCAGCCAGCCAACCAAAAACGCAACAAAATTGCTCTTAAACGCATTTTTTACAAACAAATATTCCGCAGCTGCCTTTGGATACATTGACGACAATTCTGCATAGCTTAGGCCGGTAAATACCGCAGAAATTGCAGCAAGAACAAATGATAGCCAAACAGAGTTCCCCGCCTCGCCAGCTGCGTCTCCAATTAGCGCGTAGATTCCAGCACCCAGAATGAGGCCCACGCCATACATTGTGGTGTGGAATAGTCCCAGGTGACGCTTTAGCTCGGCCATTGCATTTTTTCAAAATCAAATTGCTTTATGTTTAGTGGATATTCCATTATCAGCACTGAAAATCAGGACCCTCATTAAATAGAAAAAACACTAAACCATACCATTGGAAGGGAGGAGTAGCTGATTCCTGTTTCCCCAATTGCTTTCTTCGCCTTCCTTCCATTCTTGCTTTGCAATGCAGTGTGTACCTAGTTTCTAAATAATTTGCAAGCCAAATCACACCATGAAAGTAACCAAAGTCACAGGACGCGGAACCGGCAAGCGAGAAGCGGATGTCTCATCCCAGAACTGGGCAGGAGACGAATACAGAAAAGCCCAACAAGAAAGACTGGCCAAGATTGGCAAAAACATCACTCTTTCCTTGGGAAGAGGGGACAGAACCATGGCACTCAAAGACCTTCCTGCACCACGGGCACGACCATCCACGGAAGGAATGGTGCGCGTCACAAACAGGGGAACCGGTGCCAGAAAAAGCACAAACAAGGGAAACTAATCCCTTTTCTTATTTTTGAATCTCATTTTTGAAAATTATATCCGCATTACAAATAACATGCTCAAAAAACCATTCCTGTGAGCAGCGAAAAAAGATTTGTAGCGATTGCCCTAATTGTCGCAATTGCGGCATTTGGCGGTATAGTGTTATTTGCAGGCCAGGGAAACGTACGGCACGTCAACATTTTCTTTCCAGAAGAGATCAAGCAAACCCTGGAATTTAGAAACATTGATGGTAAAACAGTAGTTGTTGGTACAATAGGAAACTCTGGCACAAACCCAGATCTGATATCGAGAACGGAATTTGCATACATTTTGACTGTTAAAAATGCCGACACAAAGCCTCACCTATTTTATGTTGACCCAATTGGGATCAAGACCAAGCTGCTCGAGCCAGGCCAGGAAGACACCATTGTACTACAGAGCAACAAGGAAGCCGTCTACCAGTACTATGACATTGCGGAAACAAAGCAACTCCTAGGCACAATTCAGATAAAGCGAGTGGGCCTAACAGAATAAAATGATATCAATAATTGGCGCAGGCAAAGTCGGCTCTGCAATTGCGTTTTTGTGCGGTTCTTCCGGCCTTGATAATATAGTATTAGTAAATAGGAATGAAAAAAGGGCAATAGGCGAGGCTCTGGATATAACAAACGCAATCCCAAAAAATTCCACAATCTCTGTTTTTGGCACGTCGGATTATTCCAAAATTAAAAACTCTGATGTTTGTGTGATTGCGGCAAGCGTTGCACCTCACATCAAGACACGAAGCGATGTAATGCTTGATCAGGCAAAAATGATCACAGACGTTTCTCGCAAAATCTCGGAGTTTGCACCATCATCAAAGGTTCTGGTAGTCACAAACCCTGTGGATGTGATGACGTATCTGGTGCAAAAAAGGGGTAACCTAGCCTCAAAAAATGTTCTTGGCATAGCATCAAGCCTGGACTCTGCAAGATTTAGGTATATGCTGGCAAAAGAGTTTGGCACAGACCAGTCCCAAATAAGAGATGCACTGGTGATGGGCGAGCACGACGATTCCATGGTGCCAATTTTTTCTTGCGCTAAATTTGGCGGCACGCCAGTGAATGATATTTTAGATGAGCAACAAAGGATGAGAATAACTGCATCTGTTAGGTCTTATTGGAAGTCCTTGCGGGACTACAAGGGCAGCTCCGTTTATGGAATTGCAAAAAACACCTTTGATGCCATAGATTCTATGATCAAAAGTCAGCCGCTAGAAATTGCCGCATCTGTATTGCTTGATGGGCAGTATGGCATCAAAGACTTGTGCATGGGAGTCCCAGTCACAATAACCAAAGACGGAATTGCGCAAATTCATGAAATTCCTATTACACAACAAGAAAGAGAGCAATTGCGCAAATCAGCAGGTATCATCCAAAACAACATTACACAAGTAAAAAAATTTCTAAATTAGCTGATTATCTGGTTTGTTAGGCGCTGCATGGCTACCAGCCTTTTGATTGGGAGCCTTGTTTTTTGCGCAAACTCGTAAATGTCGATATCGAGCAGATCCTTTGCTATCATCATGTTGCTTTTTGATAATAATTCCAGCTCCCTTTTGTTTGGGCCCAAAATAGTAACTGGATAGAGCTTTTTTTCCTCAATCATTTTTTCTAGGCCCATCTGCGGTGGAAATCTCCACGAAAGAAGCTTTTGGCCTATGCATGTTGCGTATGTTATTGCCTCAGGCGAAACCTTGGTGTTGCACACAAGCATTTCGCCGTCAAACTTGTCTGCAAGGTCCAAAAATCGTGCGTGGGTGTACAGCGATTCCTTGAGGCCCGTATATCTGCCAGGAAAGTTATGGTACTTGCATTCTGCTAGCCATATTTTCTCATCGCTTGACTCTAGGGATAGATCTACTTCGTGTATGACACATCTTCCTTGGATTTTTGCGCCAACTGATAGAACCTTGTATCCATAGTGCCGCAAGATTTGCCCTATGTAGTATTCAAAGGAAAAGCCTGCAGGGCCTAGCTTCATTATGGATTCCTTTAGGCGGTACCTTTGCTTTATGGCAGGAGTAGCATTCTCTGATAGGAATCGTAATACAATTTTGTAGATCTCCTTTGTGGTCATTCCATAGCGAACCCTAGAGTGAACTTGTCTTGCAATTTGTTTTGCAATTGCCGGATCTGCTCCAGCCCTGATGCATGTTGTTACGACCTTGTTTGGATCAAACTCTGCCTTTTGCCCGTTCGCCTTTGTTATTATGATCTTTTTCAACTAGTACATTCCGGGCGACTGGCCTGGCATCTGTGGTGGAGATGAAGCCCTGGACACTGCCACTACGTTGTCTATTCGCAGAATCATGTTTGCTGTCTCTGTTGCGGATTTGATTACCTGCTCTTTTACCTTGATTGGCTCTAGCACATCGATTTTTTCAATATCGCCAATTACTCCATTTACTGCGTCCACTCCGGCGTATTTTTCCCCGGCACTCTGCTTTGCTCTTAGTTGTGTAATTGCATCTATTGGATTCATGCCGGAATTTCGTGCAAGCGAAATCGGGATTGATTCTAGTGCTTCGGCAAATTTCTCCACTGCAAGCTGCTCCCGTCCGGAAAGCGATTGGGCCCAGACTCGAAGCTTTGTTGCCAAATATGCCTCAGGTGAGCCTCCGCCAGGCACAAAATATGGCCTTTCAATTACGTCCTTTACTACCATTAGCGCGTCGTGGATTGCCCGCTCTACCTCATCTACTACTCGCTGCGAGCCGCCACGGACCAAAAACGTGACTGCCTTTGGGTTCTTGCATCCTTCGATATAGGTCCAGTTGTCCTCTTCGATTTGCTTTTCCTCTACGTTTTGCGCTTGCCCAAGATCCTTTTCTGTTAGGTCATCTACATTTCCAACAATTCTGGCACCTGTTGCCTTTGCAAGCTTGGACATGTCGGATTCCTTGATTCGCCTAACTGCCAGAATTCCTGCCTTTGCCAAATAGTGCTGGACTATGTCGTCAATTCCCTTTTGGCACAACACAACACTTGCACCAATTTTTCTTATTTTTTCCACCATTTCCCTGAGGATTTGGTTTTCTTCCTCCATGAATGATTTTATCTGGTTTGGAGTCGAGATGTTTATTTTTGCCTCAAATTCCGTTTTTTCTATCTCAAGTGGAGCTGATATTAGCGCGATTTTTGCGTTTTGTACTTTTTTTGGCATGTTGTTATTTACAACTTCTTTGTCCAGCACTATTCCGTTGATTAGCTGGCTATCAGAAATAGAGCCGCCTGTCTTTTTTTCCACCTTGACGTTTGTAATGTTTGCCTTGTAGCCGCCGTCCTTCTCCTCCATTATTGATATGACTGCATCGACTACTATCTTTGCCAGATCAGCTGCTTCTACTGCAACCAGCTTTGTGAGCATCGAGGTTCGAGCAACTTTTTCAAATGTCTGTTTATCGGAAATGTCTACTTTTTTTGCAATTTCTCCCAAAAACGAGATTGCCTTTTTTGCAGCCTTTTTGTAGCCGTCCGCAATGATTACTGGGTGAATGTCATTGTCAATTAGGCCCTCTGCCTTCTCTAGCAAAGCACCTGCAATCACTACTGCCGAAGTCGTGCCGTCACCTACCTCGGAATCAGTTGCCTTTGCAACCTCTACCATCATTTTTGCAGCCGGATGCTGTACATCGATTTCCTTGAGAATGGTCGCACCATCATTTGTAATGGTGATATCGCCAATGGAATCAACCAACATCTTGTCCATGCCTCTTGGGCCAAGGCTGGATGCGATGATTTCTGCTACAAGCTTGGCTGCGTTTATGTTGTTTTTTTGAGCGTCTTTACCTCTGGACTGCTTGGAGCCCTCCTTTAGGACTATTACTGGGATTCCCTCAGATGTTGTCTGAATTGAGGACATGGCCGATAGTGTTGCAAAAATCGTATTTATGGAATAACGACAAATCTCAGACTTGATAATTTGGTGGGATTATCAGAACTGAAAATCATGTATTGTCTGTATATAGATAAATGAGAATCTCTGATTCATGGCAAGCCAAGCAATATGGATTGGTATAGTAGTCGGAGTTTTCTTTGCAGGGCTAGGAGTTGGATATGCGGTATTTCAGTCCAGTCCTGGAAATGTGACGCTGACTCGCCAACAAATGATGTCGCAAATGATGTCAGATCCTGCAGCCATGAATGATTGGATGAACCAAATGATGGCAAATCCTCAGGCAATGCAGAAAATGCATGACACCATGATGAACAATCCAGAACACATGCAGCAAATGCATCAAATGATGATGAATGATCCTACCCACATGCAAAACATGATGGGCCAAATGATGATGGATCCTGCAACAGTAAACCAAATGCACCAAATGATGTTACAAGACCCACAACACATGCAGCAAATGATGGGTATGATGAACATGACTAGCATGATGGGTCAAGGCAAAATGATGATGGGCCAGTAGATTATCATTTTTGATTTTTTTCTATTTCTTATTAACTTGATTCTGGTTGTATTGTATTATGAAGTGGCACTTTGAGGATTTCATTTATGGTTCATTTGATGGCTCGGTAACCACGTTTGCCATTGTAGCAGGCGCAATCGGAGCGTCGCTATCGCCAATGATCGTGGTTATTCTGGGCTTTGCCAATTTGTTTGCGGATGGGTTTTCAATGGCAGTCGGCAATTATCAAGCATCAAAAGCGCGAATAGAATACATCCAAAAAGAACGGGCGCGCGAGGAATGGGAAATAGACAACATGGAAGAAACAGAACGCCAAGAAATCCGAGACATTTATGCAAAAAAGGGGTTCACTGCAGAACTATTAGAGGAAATAGTTAAGGTGATCACTGCAAGAAGAAAAGTCTGGGTTGATACCATGATGAAAGAAGAATTAGGCCTAATAGAAGACGGAAGAAGACCGCTTGACACTGCAGCAAGCACCATGTTTGGCTTTGTAATAATTGGAATAATCCCACTGATCCCGTTTTTGTTCATTTATCTTGCCGGGGCACATCTGAATTCTGAGATCTTTGCCTATTCTGTCATATCAACCAGTGTGGCATTTTTCCTAATTGGCGTAATCAAGGGAAGAATTGTCAAAAAATCACTAATACGATCAGGCCTTGTGACATTGCTTGTTGGCGGAATTGCAGCAACTGCTGCATATTTGGTAGGAAACCTGCTTGCTCATCTAATTAGCTAGATTCGCTACTCTCATCAAAGATCTTGGTCAATGCATGAAAGTACATCTTTCTTGTGTCTTCTCTGTTGCAAACCGTGTACAATTTTACAAAGTCAGACGCACTAACAATCCCAAGCAGCTCGTCTTCGTCCAGTACTGGCAGTCTTCGTATCTTTCTTGAATACATCAGATCGGCCGCAGTCCAGACCTCGTCGTCTGACCTTATGTGAATCAAAGGCGACGACATGACCTGCTTTACCTTGGTGTGAATTGGATATGCGTGGGCAGCTATCGTGATTGCAAAGTCCCTGTCAGTCATTATCCCAACTGGGATGTTTTTTTCGGTAACTATTACCGAGCCGACCTTTGCCTTTTCCATCATTTTGGCAGCCTCATTTACCGTGGAAGAAGAATCTACCGTTATCAGGGACTTTGTCATGATGTCCTTGACTAGGATTGTGGGCTGGGTTTGCGCCATGGTTCTGCATGGAAAATCCGATATATCACATTCATGCGAATTATCAAAGCTGAAAATCAATTTCGAAAATCACTACATATCTTTAATTTGGATTAGTGCAGATGTGGTGTAGTGAAGCACAAAAACATTCTAGTGGCACTGGATGGCTCAAAGCCGTCGTTTGCTGCACTAGATCAGGCAATTTATCTAGCAAGGCAAAACCAGGGAACGGTTACCGGCGTATTTGTAATTCCGCTATTTTCTGTCAATGTTGCAAGGCCCAAGTCCAAGCTTGGGGCTGCCCTTGCATCTGCAGGAAAAAAAGTACTCGAGCACGCAAAATTTAGGTGCGCAACAAACGGAGTCTTGTTCCGAGAAAAAATTCTCTGCGGAAACGAGGGATTCAAGCTGGTCAATTTTGCCAAAAGCAACAAGGCTGATCTCATAATAATGGGCTCGCGAGGGCAAAGCAACGCGCGTGAGTTTGTGCTGGGAAGCGTATCGCATTATGTGTCGCAAAAATCCCCGATCCCGGTCTTGATCGTAAAGTAATGTTTCATGACAGAATCCATGCAGCAAAACTATTGGCTCAAAAACTGCTCTTTCTCCAAAACACCAACTCTGTAATACTTGCAATTCCCCGGGGTGGTGTCATAGTCGGCGCCGAGCTTGCAAAAATTCTTGGCATTCCACTGGATGTCATAATATCCAAGAAAATCACACCACCTAGCTATCCAGAATACGCAATTG from Candidatus Nitrosotenuis aquarius encodes:
- a CDS encoding cyclic nucleotide-binding/CBS domain-containing protein produces the protein MAQTQPTILVKDIMTKSLITVDSSSTVNEAAKMMEKAKVGSVIVTEKNIPVGIMTDRDFAITIAAHAYPIHTKVKQVMSSPLIHIRSDDEVWTAADLMYSRKIRRLPVLDEDELLGIVSASDFVKLYTVCNREDTRKMYFHALTKIFDESSESS
- a CDS encoding DsbA family protein: MKTILAFFLSAALISMMISSHASAMEAKPSDAEKVMKKMTDKKMDDKKDTKKKEIKKKPVKKKTTEKMTDKMPDKKKMTDKKMMDKKMSDHKMSEKPKMIGGVDISMASPIQGSADAKLTIIEFGDYQCPKCYSWFTKEKPTIESQYIAPGKANLIFVDLSFLGADSDSAVIASYCADEQGKYWQYHNKLYSSQGGIGSGWASTENLKKFATDLGLDSTQFNSCLDSGKYSDRIKHNLSVASSAGAQGTPTFLIVGPNGETEKISGSQPASVFSGVIDKYLK
- a CDS encoding ATP cone domain-containing protein, yielding MKKIIITKANGQKAEFDPNKVVTTCIRAGADPAIAKQIARQVHSRVRYGMTTKEIYKIVLRFLSENATPAIKQRYRLKESIMKLGPAGFSFEYYIGQILRHYGYKVLSVGAKIQGRCVIHEVDLSLESSDEKIWLAECKYHNFPGRYTGLKESLYTHARFLDLADKFDGEMLVCNTKVSPEAITYATCIGQKLLSWRFPPQMGLEKMIEEKKLYPVTILGPNKRELELLSKSNMMIAKDLLDIDIYEFAQKTRLPIKRLVAMQRLTNQIIS
- a CDS encoding VIT1/CCC1 transporter family protein; this encodes MKWHFEDFIYGSFDGSVTTFAIVAGAIGASLSPMIVVILGFANLFADGFSMAVGNYQASKARIEYIQKERAREEWEIDNMEETERQEIRDIYAKKGFTAELLEEIVKVITARRKVWVDTMMKEELGLIEDGRRPLDTAASTMFGFVIIGIIPLIPFLFIYLAGAHLNSEIFAYSVISTSVAFFLIGVIKGRIVKKSLIRSGLVTLLVGGIAATAAYLVGNLLAHLIS
- a CDS encoding universal stress protein, with the translated sequence MKHKNILVALDGSKPSFAALDQAIYLARQNQGTVTGVFVIPLFSVNVARPKSKLGAALASAGKKVLEHAKFRCATNGVLFREKILCGNEGFKLVNFAKSNKADLIIMGSRGQSNAREFVLGSVSHYVSQKSPIPVLIVK
- a CDS encoding malate dehydrogenase → MISIIGAGKVGSAIAFLCGSSGLDNIVLVNRNEKRAIGEALDITNAIPKNSTISVFGTSDYSKIKNSDVCVIAASVAPHIKTRSDVMLDQAKMITDVSRKISEFAPSSKVLVVTNPVDVMTYLVQKRGNLASKNVLGIASSLDSARFRYMLAKEFGTDQSQIRDALVMGEHDDSMVPIFSCAKFGGTPVNDILDEQQRMRITASVRSYWKSLRDYKGSSVYGIAKNTFDAIDSMIKSQPLEIAASVLLDGQYGIKDLCMGVPVTITKDGIAQIHEIPITQQEREQLRKSAGIIQNNITQVKKFLN
- a CDS encoding APC family permease, whose translation is MAELKRHLGLFHTTMYGVGLILGAGIYALIGDAAGEAGNSVWLSFVLAAISAVFTGLSYAELSSMYPKAAAEYLFVKNAFKSNFVAFLVGWLTLFVAVISAAAIALGFGGYFTQLFQIPIVLAAVLIIGILTFVNYFGIRESSSMNIVFTIIEAAGLVIVIWAGMTITGVEIDYFEMPYGFSGIFSAFTLVFFAYIGFENIANIAEEIKNPRRVLPRAIILAISITAIVYILVSVSAVRVLDWQALDASFAPLSDVIKTALGEEWGFGILIIALFATTNTVLIMLVSGSRILYGVSVDKALPTIFSAIHQKRKTPWVAVILIGALSAGFVFVGDIGTVANISVFAIIMVFVLVNLSLIWLRYKEPNADRQFKSPGNIGKFPILAALGIITPILGIIQFDPFVILMGLGVVASGASFYFIYNKIKKEN
- a CDS encoding ArsR/SmtB family transcription factor — protein: MANMRLLQTKADRETKSRFWYLFADSRGAANRRKIMIYLKNNLANANQLAHHFELDYKAIRFHLRILEENNLVKNSGHGYSDYYFVAPYFELNEEMFWEINTMIEKERAMI
- a CDS encoding DUF7482 domain-containing protein; this translates as MQNVNRSKQIKTVSALVFSVALLFSGSTLTANAAVQELLDTSVPLDIPLIMGYADGNEVFYITTEASHEEVADHLSELTGFRVVYTPALKNTPADALAQIYEFTNGVEGPGPAGFQPNVADSQPGDSQYSPAWSVLHVTWTDEANARELTSEDEIIAAQQAGELSIEETGVIVNCPFIQWEGGALPIRENPELGDDTPYGGGQVLEIDTENMVVTFVAHRGFGPDGSTIYYIATDASSPEVAEMLGVIHVEKIGKTLVSSAASDLYVFTNGITGTGPAGFQASIGSTQEGDEFYSPFWRIQTVTWVDTESASFLTTTAEITEAASNEKLTTALGGFIVNCPFVEVVLDSMEDAMEDSVDGPVLAPLKQMEEGVEPSQVQCNEGLQLMLKKSNGNAICVSEGTAGILIQRGYATQP
- the thsB gene encoding thermosome subunit beta, with product MSSIQTTSEGIPVIVLKEGSKQSRGKDAQKNNINAAKLVAEIIASSLGPRGMDKMLVDSIGDITITNDGATILKEIDVQHPAAKMMVEVAKATDSEVGDGTTSAVVIAGALLEKAEGLIDNDIHPVIIADGYKKAAKKAISFLGEIAKKVDISDKQTFEKVARTSMLTKLVAVEAADLAKIVVDAVISIMEEKDGGYKANITNVKVEKKTGGSISDSQLINGIVLDKEVVNNNMPKKVQNAKIALISAPLEIEKTEFEAKINISTPNQIKSFMEEENQILREMVEKIRKIGASVVLCQKGIDDIVQHYLAKAGILAVRRIKESDMSKLAKATGARIVGNVDDLTEKDLGQAQNVEEKQIEEDNWTYIEGCKNPKAVTFLVRGGSQRVVDEVERAIHDALMVVKDVIERPYFVPGGGSPEAYLATKLRVWAQSLSGREQLAVEKFAEALESIPISLARNSGMNPIDAITQLRAKQSAGEKYAGVDAVNGVIGDIEKIDVLEPIKVKEQVIKSATETANMILRIDNVVAVSRASSPPQMPGQSPGMY